Proteins encoded by one window of Streptacidiphilus sp. PB12-B1b:
- a CDS encoding beta-ketoacyl synthase N-terminal-like domain-containing protein: MTGDSTPPARPVVTGLGVLSACGRGLAPLAEATVHGKPAFGAVTRFDVSARRTGRAALLPDAPPLAQAVLTVVGDACRQSGTDGAGTPLLLALHSDLGTAEAVARVADGARRRWGFPGVTRVYTGACVAAGTAVADAAAMVCAGPHRRVVVAAGHLVQPGVFAAFDAGRALSRDGEVRPFSAGRSGTLLGDAAAAVVLERSDDAARRSVPALARIAGWGRSGDAHHVCRPAPDGGGLARAVAAALARAGIAPEEVGYVNANATGSPLADQAEANALRLVFGEFTGRLPVSSTKGVHGHALEASALLELAVTIAALREGTLPVNAGWAGPDEDCRLDLVLDQPRTGRPRYALSLNSAFGGANTALLVAA; encoded by the coding sequence ATGACCGGCGACTCCACACCTCCGGCCCGGCCCGTGGTCACCGGCCTCGGCGTGCTCTCGGCCTGCGGTCGCGGCCTGGCGCCGCTGGCCGAGGCCACCGTGCACGGCAAGCCCGCGTTCGGCGCGGTGACCCGGTTCGACGTCTCCGCGCGGCGCACCGGCCGGGCGGCGCTGCTGCCGGACGCCCCGCCGCTCGCGCAGGCCGTGCTCACCGTCGTCGGCGACGCCTGCCGCCAGTCCGGCACGGACGGCGCGGGCACCCCGCTGCTGCTGGCCCTGCACAGTGACCTGGGCACCGCCGAGGCAGTCGCCCGGGTCGCCGACGGCGCGCGGCGGCGGTGGGGGTTTCCCGGGGTCACCCGGGTGTACACCGGGGCCTGCGTCGCGGCGGGGACGGCGGTGGCCGACGCGGCCGCCATGGTCTGCGCCGGACCGCACCGGCGGGTGGTGGTCGCGGCCGGACACCTGGTGCAGCCGGGGGTGTTCGCCGCGTTCGACGCCGGACGCGCGCTCTCCCGGGACGGCGAGGTCCGCCCGTTCAGCGCCGGGCGCAGCGGCACCCTGCTCGGCGACGCCGCCGCGGCCGTGGTGCTGGAACGCTCGGACGACGCCGCGCGGCGCAGCGTCCCGGCGCTGGCGCGGATCGCCGGCTGGGGCAGGTCGGGCGACGCCCACCACGTCTGCCGTCCGGCACCGGACGGCGGGGGGCTGGCCCGCGCCGTCGCCGCCGCGCTCGCCCGCGCGGGCATCGCACCGGAGGAGGTGGGCTATGTCAACGCCAACGCCACGGGGTCGCCGCTGGCGGACCAGGCCGAGGCGAACGCACTACGGCTGGTGTTCGGCGAGTTCACCGGGCGGCTGCCGGTCAGCTCCACCAAGGGCGTGCACGGGCATGCGCTGGAGGCCTCCGCCCTGCTCGAACTCGCGGTCACCATCGCCGCGTTGCGCGAGGGGACGCTTCCGGTGAACGCCGGCTGGGCCGGACCGGACGAGGACTGCCGCCTCGATCTCGTGCTGGACCAGCCGCGCACCGGCCGCCCGCGCTACGCGCTCAGCCTGAACTCCGCCTTCGGCGGCGCCAACACCGCACTCCTGGTGGCGGCCTGA
- a CDS encoding acyl carrier protein — translation MIRPPLPDRSTVVAMLARYGDRAPESVHESLGSLELTWLIAEFEQAYGIELDLDDERLDAVRSVDDATGLLRVAVEAAGAAQS, via the coding sequence GTGATCAGACCGCCGCTGCCCGACCGCTCCACGGTCGTGGCCATGCTCGCCCGCTACGGCGACCGCGCCCCCGAATCCGTGCACGAGAGCCTGGGCTCGCTCGAACTCACCTGGCTGATAGCTGAGTTCGAGCAGGCCTACGGCATCGAGCTGGACCTGGACGACGAACGCCTGGACGCGGTCCGCAGCGTCGACGACGCAACCGGCCTGCTGCGCGTGGCCGTCGAGGCGGCCGGGGCCGCGCAGTCATGA
- a CDS encoding phosphopantetheine-binding protein — MQDRIRTFVLATLAEMNYDVSEVTGDTDLGPAGLDLESLALADLSVQVEDEYGVKFDLDEMESTALMTLDEFTADVAARIAAAGGASPAPAASPAPAGSAV; from the coding sequence ATGCAGGACCGGATCCGCACCTTCGTCCTTGCGACGCTGGCCGAGATGAACTACGACGTCTCCGAGGTCACCGGCGACACCGACCTCGGCCCGGCCGGGCTGGACCTGGAGTCGCTCGCCCTGGCCGACCTGTCGGTCCAGGTCGAGGACGAGTACGGGGTGAAGTTCGACCTCGACGAGATGGAGTCCACCGCGCTGATGACCCTGGACGAGTTCACCGCCGACGTGGCCGCCCGCATCGCCGCGGCCGGCGGCGCCTCCCCCGCGCCCGCTGCCTCCCCCGCGCCCGCCGGCAGCGCGGTGTGA
- a CDS encoding class I adenylate-forming enzyme family protein, protein MGEQHERLAAAGLTAGGTVALRLPPSLGYVAALLAGWQLGAQVALLDYRLTEHEVQAALARLAPQVLVRADRTGPGSLRGFSEAQPVVVPLPDGRPAATPHAVVQLSSGSTGPSKVIGRTAADLLRELDCYRRLPEFPAAGERVVLLSSTVHVLGLVGGLLHSLHTQAPLTVPERMTAAGILAAVAADDRPTTVIGVPFHAELLAGVQAPPPLPQLRRMVVAGELLRPDVPPAFAQRYGVPLGTMYGMTELGVIATDLSGRHHPSVEPVHGMELRERDGELHIRVAASPYLGDTAPDRWSDGWLHTRDAGRVDQVTGLVTVLGRRDSQVSVGGLKVDLTEVEQTLAALPGVREAVVLFADGAIEAFLCTEAQDAGTEADVLERIGERLAAYKRPRSTAFLPALPRTATGKLLRDATALHAAAAAHPAPAAR, encoded by the coding sequence GTGGGCGAGCAGCACGAGCGGCTCGCCGCCGCCGGCCTCACCGCCGGGGGCACGGTCGCGCTGCGGCTGCCGCCCTCCCTGGGCTATGTGGCCGCACTGCTCGCCGGTTGGCAGCTGGGCGCCCAAGTGGCCTTGCTGGACTACCGGTTGACCGAGCACGAGGTGCAGGCGGCGCTGGCCCGGCTGGCGCCGCAGGTGCTGGTACGGGCCGACCGCACCGGCCCGGGCTCGCTGCGCGGCTTCAGCGAGGCGCAGCCGGTCGTCGTCCCGCTGCCGGACGGCCGCCCGGCGGCGACCCCGCACGCCGTGGTCCAGCTGAGTTCGGGTTCCACCGGACCGTCCAAGGTGATCGGCCGGACCGCGGCCGACCTGCTGCGCGAACTCGACTGCTACCGGCGGCTGCCGGAGTTCCCGGCGGCGGGCGAGCGGGTGGTGCTGCTCTCCTCCACCGTGCACGTGCTCGGGCTGGTCGGCGGGCTGCTCCACAGCCTGCACACGCAGGCCCCGCTGACCGTGCCCGAGCGGATGACGGCGGCCGGCATCCTGGCCGCCGTGGCGGCGGACGACCGTCCGACCACGGTGATCGGCGTGCCGTTCCACGCCGAGCTGCTGGCCGGCGTCCAAGCGCCGCCCCCGCTACCGCAGTTGCGGCGGATGGTGGTGGCCGGCGAACTGCTGCGCCCGGACGTCCCGCCCGCCTTCGCCCAGCGGTACGGGGTCCCGCTGGGCACCATGTACGGGATGACCGAACTCGGCGTCATCGCAACCGATCTGAGCGGACGTCACCACCCGTCGGTGGAGCCGGTGCACGGCATGGAGCTGCGCGAGCGCGACGGCGAGCTGCACATCCGGGTCGCCGCCTCGCCGTACCTGGGCGACACCGCGCCGGACCGCTGGTCCGACGGCTGGCTGCACACCAGGGACGCCGGGCGGGTGGACCAGGTCACCGGGCTGGTCACCGTGCTCGGACGGCGCGACTCGCAGGTCTCCGTCGGCGGCCTCAAGGTGGACCTCACCGAGGTCGAGCAGACCCTGGCCGCCCTGCCCGGCGTCCGCGAGGCGGTGGTGCTCTTCGCCGACGGCGCCATCGAGGCGTTCCTCTGCACCGAGGCGCAGGACGCCGGTACCGAGGCGGACGTCCTGGAGCGGATCGGGGAGCGCCTGGCCGCGTACAAACGCCCCCGCAGCACCGCCTTCCTGCCCGCGCTGCCGCGCACCGCCACCGGCAAGCTGCTGCGCGACGCAACCGCGCTCCACGCCGCCGCCGCGGCGCACCCCGCACCTGCCGCCCGCTGA
- a CDS encoding class I SAM-dependent methyltransferase: protein MSKAQPSFPGWDWDDPDGLSVHLDDFSADVATCDKLEPVGALPANRREFLELGLTGLEFAAFKTAHSQGLGTDLAPLRSPELTSEPGRLYRVDGERSFTQLDISEPLPFADASVDWVYAEHLIEHVTMPVAVGWLREVRRVLRPGGVLRLTTPDLARYLNGYASDDGFLARHRRRLGMLGFGPPMPQRKAFLVNQIFRYYGHQWIYDLDELRHVLVRAGFAAEDVRHCGYRTGLRADVADLDTPFRTDETVYVEADR, encoded by the coding sequence ATGTCAAAAGCGCAGCCGTCATTTCCGGGCTGGGACTGGGACGACCCGGACGGCCTCTCCGTGCACCTCGACGACTTCAGTGCGGATGTCGCCACCTGCGACAAACTCGAACCGGTCGGCGCCCTTCCGGCAAACCGCCGGGAGTTCCTCGAACTCGGCCTGACCGGGCTGGAGTTCGCCGCCTTCAAAACCGCCCACAGTCAGGGCCTGGGCACCGATCTGGCGCCGCTGCGCAGCCCGGAGCTGACCAGCGAGCCCGGTCGGCTCTACCGCGTCGACGGCGAGCGCAGCTTCACCCAGCTCGACATCTCCGAACCGCTGCCCTTCGCCGACGCCAGCGTCGACTGGGTCTACGCCGAACACCTCATCGAGCACGTGACCATGCCGGTCGCCGTGGGCTGGCTGCGCGAGGTCCGCCGGGTGCTGCGGCCCGGCGGCGTGCTCCGGCTGACCACCCCCGACCTCGCCCGCTACCTCAACGGCTACGCCTCCGACGACGGCTTCCTGGCCCGGCACCGGCGGCGGCTCGGCATGCTCGGCTTCGGGCCGCCGATGCCGCAGCGCAAGGCGTTCCTGGTCAACCAGATCTTCCGCTACTACGGCCACCAGTGGATCTACGACCTGGACGAGCTGCGGCACGTGCTGGTGCGCGCCGGGTTCGCGGCCGAGGACGTCCGCCACTGCGGCTACCGCACCGGCCTCCGCGCGGACGTCGCCGACCTGGACACCCCGTTCCGCACCGACGAGACCGTCTACGTCGAGGCCGACCGCTGA
- a CDS encoding ABC transporter permease, with amino-acid sequence MKLARDTWLIFQRQLLLMARTPVWIAVGVIQPIFYLLLFAPLLKTVLAPMGATTYAETYQIYVPGLLAVLVIFGGLFTGFSLLGELRAGIIERSRVTPVSRLALLLGRALREVVALLVQAVIITVLALPFGLRVQPVNLLLAYLLLGLLALMTSSVSYGIALLVRSDSALAPVVNTVAQPIALLSGVLLPLALAPHWLQSVARWNPFYWAVQGMRALFSGNGGAPAVWESLVIVVALTVLAVGWSARLFADRVR; translated from the coding sequence ATGAAGCTCGCCCGCGACACCTGGCTGATCTTCCAGCGACAGCTGCTGCTGATGGCCCGCACCCCGGTGTGGATCGCCGTCGGGGTCATCCAGCCCATCTTCTACCTGCTGCTCTTCGCACCGCTGCTGAAGACGGTGCTCGCCCCGATGGGCGCGACCACCTACGCGGAGACCTACCAGATCTACGTGCCGGGCCTGTTGGCCGTGCTGGTCATCTTCGGCGGCCTGTTCACCGGTTTCAGCCTGCTCGGCGAGTTGCGTGCGGGCATCATCGAACGCTCCCGGGTGACGCCGGTGAGCCGGTTGGCGCTGCTGCTCGGACGGGCCCTGCGGGAGGTGGTGGCGCTGCTGGTGCAGGCGGTCATCATCACCGTGCTGGCGCTGCCGTTCGGGCTGCGGGTGCAACCGGTCAACCTGCTGCTGGCGTACCTGCTGCTCGGCCTGCTGGCACTGATGACCTCCTCCGTCTCGTACGGCATCGCGCTGCTGGTGCGCAGCGACTCGGCGCTGGCGCCGGTGGTCAACACCGTGGCGCAGCCCATCGCGCTGCTGTCGGGCGTGCTGCTGCCGTTGGCGCTGGCGCCGCACTGGCTGCAGTCGGTGGCGCGCTGGAACCCCTTCTACTGGGCGGTCCAGGGCATGCGGGCGCTGTTCTCCGGCAACGGCGGGGCGCCGGCCGTGTGGGAGAGCCTGGTCATCGTGGTGGCCTTGACGGTGCTGGCGGTGGGCTGGTCGGCCCGGCTGTTCGCCGACCGGGTGCGCTGA
- a CDS encoding ATP-binding cassette domain-containing protein, with amino-acid sequence MIETKGLRKSFQSRNRRETTTVDAVRGINLSVPAGEIFGFLGPNGAGKTTTLRMLATLIRPDGGEATIAGADLRTDPSGVRRRIGYVAQGGGTTDAVSAREELVHQARLYGSGKARAREQAEAALKSFDLGDYADRPCRTYSGGQRRRVDIALGVIHSPRVLFLDEPTVGLDPPSRTRVWEEIRRLRTEGMTVFVTTHYLDEADALCDRVAIIDHGEIVAEGTPDGLKREIAGDVLLVGLEPGDGSGDVDARAADALRGEPYLHRLEPQEGGGLRLYVENGATAIPQILRTLEGAGAAPTTVQLQRPSLDDVFLARTGRSLQQS; translated from the coding sequence TTGATCGAGACCAAGGGACTGCGCAAGTCCTTCCAGTCCCGGAACCGCCGCGAGACCACCACCGTTGACGCCGTACGCGGCATCAACCTGTCCGTCCCCGCCGGGGAGATCTTCGGCTTCCTCGGCCCCAACGGCGCAGGGAAGACCACCACGCTGCGGATGCTGGCCACGCTGATCCGCCCCGACGGCGGCGAGGCCACCATCGCCGGCGCCGACCTGCGGACCGACCCCTCCGGGGTGCGCCGCAGGATCGGCTACGTGGCGCAGGGCGGCGGCACCACCGACGCCGTCAGCGCCCGCGAGGAGCTGGTCCACCAGGCGCGGCTGTACGGCAGCGGCAAGGCCCGGGCACGCGAGCAGGCCGAGGCCGCGCTCAAGTCGTTCGACCTGGGCGACTACGCCGACCGCCCGTGCCGGACGTACTCCGGCGGGCAGCGCCGACGGGTGGACATCGCCCTGGGGGTGATCCACAGCCCCCGGGTGCTGTTCCTGGACGAGCCCACGGTCGGGCTGGACCCGCCGAGCCGCACCCGCGTCTGGGAGGAGATCCGCAGGCTGCGCACCGAGGGCATGACCGTCTTCGTCACCACGCACTACCTGGACGAGGCGGACGCCCTGTGCGACCGGGTCGCCATCATCGACCACGGCGAGATCGTCGCCGAGGGCACCCCGGACGGGCTCAAGCGCGAGATCGCCGGGGACGTGCTGCTGGTCGGGCTGGAGCCCGGCGACGGCAGCGGCGACGTCGACGCCAGGGCGGCCGACGCGCTGCGCGGCGAACCGTACCTGCACCGGCTGGAGCCCCAGGAGGGCGGCGGCCTGCGGCTGTACGTCGAGAACGGCGCGACGGCCATCCCGCAGATCCTGCGCACCCTGGAGGGCGCGGGCGCGGCGCCGACCACCGTGCAGCTGCAACGGCCCAGCCTGGACGACGTGTTCCTGGCCCGGACCGGCCGTTCGCTCCAGCAGTCCTGA
- a CDS encoding glycosyltransferase, whose translation MSRFLLVVPPLTGHVLPTVGIGRELAARGHQVAWTGSEPVLRPLLGPQAEILPTGSRLFRAQGGHGLAAVRSLWEGFVVPYARFTAKALDQAVQDYRPEVLLVDQHTPAGALVAHRHGLRWASLAPGAMELGRPFRALPRVEQWMEDQLRGLWQRAGLPAGEFVDPRFSPELVLALTGPALTGAEPFPAHYALVGPVLAERPADPGFPWERLEPGRRRVLLTMGTLAADVSADFHARALEALARCGEDVQAVIAAPPQALGRLPERAVAVERAPVLELMARGLLDAVVCHGGMNTVGEALSHGIPLVVAPIRHDQPFVAAQLAAAGAGVRVPFDRVAPDGLAAALRSVLDDPGYREAAVRTGADLRSGGGAHTAVDRLEQLAAAPNRRNLLV comes from the coding sequence ATGAGCCGGTTCCTGCTGGTGGTGCCCCCGTTGACCGGCCACGTGCTGCCGACCGTGGGCATCGGCCGGGAGCTGGCGGCCCGTGGCCACCAGGTGGCCTGGACCGGTTCGGAGCCGGTGCTGCGGCCGCTGCTCGGGCCGCAGGCGGAGATCCTGCCGACCGGCAGCCGGCTGTTCCGGGCGCAGGGCGGGCACGGCCTGGCGGCGGTGCGCTCGCTGTGGGAGGGCTTCGTCGTCCCGTACGCCCGGTTCACCGCCAAGGCCCTGGACCAGGCCGTTCAGGACTACCGGCCGGAGGTGCTGCTGGTGGACCAGCACACTCCGGCCGGGGCGCTGGTGGCGCACCGGCACGGCCTGCGCTGGGCGAGTCTGGCGCCCGGGGCGATGGAGCTGGGGCGGCCGTTCCGGGCCCTGCCGAGGGTCGAGCAGTGGATGGAGGACCAGCTGCGCGGCCTGTGGCAGCGGGCGGGCCTGCCGGCCGGGGAGTTCGTCGACCCCCGGTTCTCGCCGGAGCTGGTGCTGGCCCTGACCGGCCCGGCGCTCACCGGCGCGGAGCCGTTCCCGGCGCACTACGCGCTGGTCGGGCCGGTGCTGGCGGAGCGGCCCGCCGATCCGGGGTTCCCCTGGGAGCGGCTGGAGCCGGGGCGCCGGCGCGTGCTGCTCACCATGGGCACGCTGGCTGCGGACGTGAGCGCGGACTTCCACGCCCGGGCGCTCGAGGCGCTGGCCCGGTGCGGCGAGGACGTCCAGGCGGTGATCGCCGCACCGCCGCAGGCGCTGGGCCGGCTGCCGGAGCGGGCCGTCGCCGTGGAGCGGGCCCCGGTGCTGGAGCTGATGGCCCGGGGGCTGCTGGACGCGGTGGTCTGCCACGGCGGGATGAACACCGTGGGCGAGGCGCTCAGCCACGGGATTCCGCTGGTGGTCGCGCCGATCCGGCACGACCAGCCGTTCGTGGCGGCGCAGCTGGCGGCCGCCGGGGCGGGGGTGCGGGTGCCGTTCGACCGGGTCGCCCCGGACGGCCTGGCGGCGGCGCTGCGCAGCGTGCTGGACGATCCCGGCTACCGCGAGGCAGCTGTCCGCACCGGAGCCGATCTTCGGTCAGGCGGCGGCGCACACACCGCAGTTGACCGGCTGGAGCAGCTGGCGGCGGCCCCGAACCGGAGAAATCTACTGGTCTAG